From Calonectris borealis chromosome 7, bCalBor7.hap1.2, whole genome shotgun sequence, one genomic window encodes:
- the LOC142084086 gene encoding hexokinase HKDC1-like isoform X2, with product MMTCGYDDQRCEVGLIIGTGTNACYMEEMRHIDLVEGDEGRMCINTEWGAFGDDGALDDLRTEFDRELDLGSLNPGKQLFEKMISSLYLGELVRLILLKMTKEGLLFNGKASTALLTKGKIEMKHVSAMEKYKEGLSNTKEILTELNLFPSEEDCIAVQHVCTIVSFRSANLCAAALAAILTRLRENKKLLRMRTTVGIDGGLYKTHPQYAKRLHKVVRRLVPNCDVRFLLSVSGSGKGAAMVTAVAYRLAAQRKQIDAALAPFLLSVETLREVKNKMRTELEYGLKRETQANATVKMLPTYVCGTPDGTEKGKFLALDLGGTNFRVLLVKIRSGRRRSVQMYNKIFAIPLEIMQGTGEELFDHIVQCLADFLEYMGIKGARLPLGFTFSFPCRQASIDKGTLVGWTKGFKATDCEGEDVVDMLREAIRRRNEFDLDIVAVVNDTVGTMMTCGYEDPNCEIGLIAGTGSNVCYMEDMKNIEIVEGNEGKMCINTEWGGFGDNGCIDNIRTKYDKEVDEGSLNPGKQRYEKMTSGMYLGEIVRQILIDLTKQGLLFRGQISESLRKRGIFETKFLSQIESDRLALLQVRRILQQLGLDSTCEDSIIVKEVCGAVSKRAAQLCGAGLAAIVEKKRENRGVEHLQITVGVDGTLYKLHPHFSRVLRETVKELAPQCDVTFMLSEDGSGKGAALITAVAKRLHNVGQK from the exons GGACTGGCACCAACGCGTGCTACATGGAGGAGATGAGGCACATCGATCTGGTGGAAGGTGATGAAGGGAGGATGTGCATTAACACAGAGTGGGGTGCCTTTGGAGATGATGGTGCTTTGGATGACCTCCGCACAGAGTTTGATCGGGAGCTCGATCTGGGATCTCTCAATCCTGGAAAACAATT GTTTGAGAAGATGATCAGCAGCCTGTATTTGGGGGAACTTGTAAGACTCATTCTCCTAAAAATGACAAAGGAAGGTCTACTCTTCAATGGGAAAGCGTCAACAGCTCTGCTTACTAAGGGCAAGATTGAAATGAAACATGTGTCTGCAATGGAAAA GTATAAGGAAGGTCTGAGCAACACAAAAGAGATCCTTACAGAGCTGAACCTGTTTCCCTCTGAAGAAGACTGCATCGCTGTTCAGCATGTCTGCACCATCGTGTCCTTCCGCTCGGCCAACCTCTGTGCTGCCGCCTTAGCAGCCATACTGACCCGACTGAGAGAGAACAAAAAACTGTTGAGGATGCGAACCACCGTTGGGATTGATGGGGGACTCTATAAAACCCACCCCCA ATACGCTAAACGTCTGCACAAGGTGGTGAGAAGGCTGGTCCCAAACTGTGATGTTCGGTTCCTCCTCTCTGTGAGTGGCAGTGGGAAGGGGGCTGCCATGGTCACAGCGGTGGCATACAGGCTGGCCGCTCAGCGCAAGCAAATCGATGCTGCTCTCGCACCATTTCTGCTGTCCGTGGAGACCCTCAGAGAAGTTAAGAACAAGATGAGGACCGAGCTGGAATACGGGCTAAAGCGAGAGACGCAAGCCAATGCCACAGTGAAGATGTTACCCACGTATGTCTGTGGGACACCAGATGGAACAG agaaaggaaaattcctTGCCCTTGATCTTGGTGGGACAAATTTCAGGGTTCTGCTGGTCAAAATCAGAAGCGGGAGAAGAAGATCAGTGCAAATGTATAACAAAATCTTTGCCATTCCTTTGGAGATCATGCAAGGGACGGGGGAAGAG CTCTTTGACCACATTGTCCAGTGTCTGGCAGACTTTCTGGAGTATATGGGGATTAAAGGTGCTCGACTGCCTCTGGgcttcaccttctccttcccatGCAGGCAAGCCAGCATTGACAAG GGAACGCTTGTGGGATGGACAAAAGGTTTCAAGGCAACAGACTGTGAGGGGGAAGATGTTGTTGATATGCTGAGAGAGGCCATCAGGAGGAGAAAT GAGTTCGACTTGGACATTGTAGCAGTGGTGAATGACACCGTTGGGACAATGATGACGTGCGGATATGAGGATCCAAACTGTGAGATTGGCCTTATCGCAG GAACAGGCAGCAATGTATGCTACATGGAGGACATGAAAAACATAGAAATAGTGGAAGGGAATGAAGGAAAAATGTGCATTAATACAGAATGGGGAGGATTTGGTGACAACGGCTGCATTGACAACATCAGAACAAAATATGATAAAGAAGTAGATGAAGGCTCACTAAACCCAGGGAAACAGAG GTATGAAAAAATGACCAGTGGAATGTACCTAGGTGAAATAGTAAGGCAAATTTTGATCGACTTAACCAAACAAGGACTACTGTTCAGAGGACAGATTTCGGAATCACTCAGGAAAAGAGGcatatttgaaacaaaattccTGTCTCAGATTGAGAG CGACCGCCTCGCCCTCCTCCAAGTACGGCGAATTCTGCAGCAGCTTGGCCTGGACAGCACGTGCGAAGACAGCATCATAGTGAAAGAGGTGTGTGGAGCTGTTTCCAAGAGAGCCGCCCAgctctgtggggcaggactggcAGCTATTgtagagaagaagagagaaaaccgAGGTGTGGAGCACTTGCAAATCACCGTTGGAGTAGATGGGACTTTGTACAAGCTCCATCCACA tttttctaGGGTCCTGCGGGAAACAGTGAAGGAACTGGCACCTCAGTGTGACGTGACTTTCATGCT